One genomic segment of Luteimonas galliterrae includes these proteins:
- a CDS encoding NAD(P)/FAD-dependent oxidoreductase: MAKTSEKSDWDVTVVGASFAGAACALAAAQYGLRVCVLERKRDPGIKLHTTGIIVKEAAEQTWLNRMPEALYRRVEGVRLYSPNLRSLPLRAPDYYFLTTDTPNLMRWLADELHAQGVELRLQCSFNAAQRDGEGWMLEGLGRTRYLVGADGAKSRVAQRAGLGRVRDFLYGIEYEFAGARLREADALHCFISKRYAPGYIGWATQNPTGVQVGLALRHRSAGTQGPDIDGFLDCIRPLIGLSAGVEASATRAGLIPCGGPVSSISAPGVMLVGDAAGIVSPVTAGGIHSAWKHGWAVGEAIARHMRHGGPPPERVAAQAAPRFRLKRVLRGAYDRFQADWPFDMLLDSAPLRWAAERIYFHRRGA; encoded by the coding sequence ATGGCGAAAACAAGCGAAAAATCAGACTGGGACGTGACCGTCGTCGGCGCCAGCTTCGCCGGCGCGGCCTGCGCCCTGGCGGCGGCGCAGTACGGCTTGCGTGTGTGCGTGCTCGAGCGCAAGCGCGATCCCGGCATCAAGCTGCATACCACCGGCATCATCGTGAAGGAGGCCGCGGAACAGACCTGGCTCAACCGCATGCCCGAAGCGCTGTACCGCCGCGTCGAAGGCGTGCGCTTGTACTCGCCGAACCTGCGCAGCCTGCCGCTGCGGGCGCCGGACTACTACTTCCTGACCACCGACACGCCCAATCTGATGCGCTGGCTGGCCGATGAACTGCACGCGCAAGGCGTGGAGTTGCGGCTGCAATGTTCCTTCAACGCGGCGCAACGCGACGGTGAAGGCTGGATGCTCGAAGGCCTGGGCCGCACGCGCTATCTGGTCGGCGCCGACGGCGCGAAGTCGCGCGTCGCGCAGCGCGCCGGGCTCGGGCGCGTGCGGGATTTCCTGTATGGCATCGAATACGAGTTCGCCGGCGCGCGATTGCGCGAAGCCGACGCGCTGCATTGCTTCATCAGCAAGCGCTACGCGCCCGGCTACATCGGCTGGGCGACGCAGAATCCGACCGGCGTGCAGGTAGGGCTTGCATTGCGGCATCGCAGCGCCGGCACGCAGGGGCCGGACATCGACGGCTTCCTCGATTGCATCCGGCCGCTGATCGGACTGTCCGCAGGCGTCGAAGCCAGCGCGACGCGCGCCGGACTCATCCCTTGCGGCGGACCGGTATCGTCGATATCCGCGCCAGGCGTGATGCTGGTCGGCGATGCGGCCGGCATCGTCTCGCCGGTCACCGCCGGCGGCATCCATTCGGCATGGAAGCACGGCTGGGCGGTCGGCGAGGCCATCGCCAGGCACATGCGGCATGGCGGACCGCCGCCGGAACGCGTCGCTGCGCAGGCCGCACCGCGCTTTCGGCTGAAACGCGTGCTGCGCGGTGCGTACGACCGCTTCCAGGCGGATTGGCCTTTCGACATGTTGTTGGATTCGGCGCCGCTGCGATGGGCTGCGGAACGGATCTATTTCCATCGACGCGGAGCCTGA
- a CDS encoding amidohydrolase — translation MNNLRISLVQGATRWHDPAGNRDYYADLIAPLHGTTDLVLLPETFTSGFSNEAIDQAETMDGPTVAWIKAQAKKLDAAVTGSVQLRTDEGVFNRLLWATPDGDLKHYDKRHLFRYAKEHERYAGGRERLTVEWKGWRICPLVCYDLRFPVFSRNRYDVERKGGLDYDLLLYVANWPSARAYPWKTLLRARAIENLCYVAGLNRVGTDGNGLHYAGDSAVIDFLGHPVSECTDEEVVVTTTLLASELAAHRERFPAMLDADAFTLS, via the coding sequence GTGAACAACCTCCGCATCTCGCTCGTCCAAGGCGCCACCCGCTGGCACGATCCGGCCGGCAACCGCGACTATTACGCCGACCTGATCGCGCCGCTGCACGGCACCACCGACCTGGTCCTGCTGCCGGAAACCTTCACCAGCGGCTTCAGCAACGAAGCGATCGACCAGGCCGAGACCATGGACGGGCCGACGGTGGCCTGGATCAAGGCGCAAGCGAAGAAGCTCGATGCCGCCGTCACCGGCAGCGTGCAACTGCGAACAGACGAAGGCGTGTTCAACCGTTTGTTGTGGGCGACGCCCGACGGCGACCTGAAGCATTACGACAAGCGCCATCTGTTCCGCTATGCCAAAGAGCACGAACGCTATGCCGGCGGCCGCGAGCGGCTCACGGTGGAATGGAAAGGCTGGCGGATCTGCCCGCTGGTCTGCTACGACCTGCGTTTTCCGGTTTTTTCGCGCAACCGCTATGACGTCGAACGCAAGGGCGGGCTGGATTACGACCTGCTGCTGTACGTCGCCAATTGGCCCTCGGCGCGCGCTTATCCTTGGAAGACGCTGCTTCGCGCGCGCGCGATCGAGAACCTGTGCTACGTGGCCGGCCTCAACCGCGTCGGCACCGATGGCAATGGCCTGCACTATGCCGGCGATAGCGCGGTAATCGATTTCCTCGGCCATCCGGTCAGCGAATGCACGGACGAGGAAGTCGTGGTCACCACCACGCTGCTCGCATCGGAACTCGCCGCGCATCGCGAGCGTTTCCCGGCGATGCTCGACGCAGACGCCTTTACGCTTTCGTAG
- a CDS encoding DUF3247 family protein, whose translation MGQFAECVYTDQADIALLESRATQLPDEAKVEVVLIDGSKLQGVVSARPVVQVFRDGDGDEGINGVVRIDDARNPEHAHYLWLDEILEVHQTGSA comes from the coding sequence ATGGGCCAGTTCGCAGAATGCGTCTACACCGACCAGGCGGATATCGCGCTGTTGGAATCGCGGGCCACGCAATTGCCCGACGAAGCCAAGGTCGAAGTCGTCCTGATAGACGGCAGCAAGCTGCAGGGCGTGGTTTCGGCGCGACCCGTCGTGCAGGTGTTCCGCGACGGCGACGGCGACGAAGGCATCAACGGCGTGGTGCGGATCGACGATGCGCGCAATCCGGAACATGCACACTATCTCTGGCTGGACGAGATACTCGAAGTCCATCAGACGGGATCGGCATAG